In Setaria viridis chromosome 5, Setaria_viridis_v4.0, whole genome shotgun sequence, the genomic stretch TGCTGCTTCGTCATCAAGATTGGGCAACGAGGGCACGCTGCAGCTGATCGGCCATGATTCCCGTATGTCCCCGGCTGGCTGATTATTCGTCGCCGAGCTCATCTCCGCGGCGGTTGACTCTCCGCCATTTCCATTCCATGCAGACTCTTGATGCTTGCAGAAACCGCAACGCGCAACAACAGACTAGGCTACTAGCTTAGCTAGTGAAATTGGATCAGAACACGAAACACGAAGCCTCTCCGGTAATCGCAGCTTCACACACCATCATCGCGTAGTGAAGAAAAACAACTTCTTCCTCCGATCCTCTCTGCAGGCAACAGCAATGCCATCAGTATGACTAGCGCCGCCTGCTGACGATTAATTTCCTGTACGTTCCAACATCTGGCCGGCAACTTGTTCATTGTTGGCCTGCCGTTTCCCGTGTTGCATTGCTTGGCGTGGGCAGGCTAGCAACATGGGTTTTCGTTCGGGTAGAGTAGGCACCGGATGGAGGCAACATCGATTCGGTTCACAGGCCAACTTCATTCGTCGATCAAATTCTGATCGTACGTTTCTCTCGTCATTGGTTTTCGTCCTCTGGCAGCAGCATTTTCATCAGTTGTGCTCAAGGCGCTGACTTCCGGCGATGCAAAAGCTGCCAAAGCTGTTGCCAGTAACTTGCTTGGTTGCCCGCATATATGCTGCTCGTGCTGCTGCTATGTACTCTTCTGGTGTCAGACGCAATTACGCAACCGCGCAAGGCACATGGAGACGTCTCCTCACTGCCACACACCGATCAAAACCAATGGATAAGTCAACGGCTGCATGCGCAAGCTCACTTTTTGAAATTCTTGGCACATGAAAATCATATCTACTTCCCGAAACAGACGATCCCAGCCGTACGCGGTGGTTGGTGGAGTCACCCGATCAACTCCAATGGATCTGACCCCGCGTTCCCCCTCTATTTTTCATACCGATCACCCGTGCCGTCTCCCTCTCCGCGGTGCCGTCCTTCCTCCGTCGGGCGCTTTGCCAACGACGAGCACCCAACAGGTACGCGCGCCTCCTCCTTCGTCGGAGCTCAgccgctctctctctcttcctctcccccgaTTCGTTAGCGAATGGCGGGGTGGAGGACGGCTTGTGGGATGCGCGACCGGCGGCCAGCGACGGCGGTGTCAGGGGCAGTGCTGAACCTGGACTGTGCATGCTGTCACCCCCAAATCCTGCATGTGGAGGCGTTTGTGAAAACGCTTTGTCCTAGTGACCACCGCACATCAAGGGTGGTTGCACTCTTCTAGATCAGGCTACCTCTGTCAATTTCCTCTTGGTACTCTTCTAGATCCAGCTTGTCAGCTTCGCACCAACGGTAGGGCTGACAGCTGAATGTCCTCGGCAACATTTTAATAATGTAATTGAGCGAAAATGGGGTGCGAAGCATGGTTCATGGAGCGCATCCATCTGTTTGTTTGGATAGGCATCTAAAACTGAATTTATTATGATCCTCAACATAATGTACTCTGCGTCATGTGATACGTCTGATACGCTCGCAGGGGCGGACCAGAGGGTATGCCGGgtaggcccttgtttacttcaccccaactcccaactttgacactatgcaaaaagaagattccccatcacatcaaacttgcggtacatgcatggagtactaaatgtagataaaattaaaaactaattgcacagttttgttgtactttacgagacgaatcttttgagcctaattagtcaatgtttggataataattcacaaatacaaacgaaacgctacagtgtgctacagtaccagcacagtaattttggcacttccaattttgacaactaaacaagacctggCGGCATATCCGGCTATTAGAGCAACAGATACAGCCCATTAGCCCacaagtaaaaagaaaaaaacatcaaacccttccgtcaccgccgccgcctcgtgccCTCGTCTCGCGACgcttcgtcgtcgccgccgcctcctcgcggcCGCATCCGCCGCGTCCCTCCTCCCggccccggcctccgccgcggacGCCCACGCCCCCGCCTTCGATTCCGCCGCCTACGCCTCCGCGCGGGACGCAGCGGCGCGGTGCGCGGCGGACGATCGTGTCCATCTCGCCGTGCCTGCCGcacgtggcggcggtggcgccgccgctggccgcgtCCCCGCCGGCACCCACCGACGCCTGCTGCGTCGCCTTCCTCCGCGCCGTCTACCCGTCGGGAGGGAGCGGAGGGGAGGCTGCCTCTGCCACCTGCTCCGCAACCCGCTCCTCCTCGGCTTCCCCGTCGacgccgcccgcctcggcgcGCTCCTCCCCGCCTGCGCCGCGGGAAACTccttcgccgccaccaccgtcgaGGCCGCCATCCTCTTCGCTGACGCCTGCCGAGGTGAGCGAGCCACGAGTTAACAAACCCCTCCGtaccctcctcccctcccctcccctctcgtGCCATGGTTGAGGAACCCTCAGCATTGTCGCCTCACGCGTGCTCGGCGCAATGGTTAATTTGCTGACGCCCTCGTGTTCTGGGGTGTGCTTGCtgtgcagcaagccagcaacagCACAAGTAGGACTAGTTCATTAACACTTGCTTGCGTGCGTCGTAGACGCCATGGTCGTTCGATTCCCTGATGGCTAGTCGATTAGTCGTTGTCTCAATCAGCCTTCCATGTTTGATTTTAGAGACTCTGTTTTCTCCCCTAGTGAATTGCTGCAACAATTACATTTCTGATCTTTGTACTGATTACAGTGGTACTTACTACTTAGCATGTTCTATTTTGGCTTCGAGACATATCCTGATGGTTAGTAGGGTGCTTGGAATCAGGTGTATGTGACAGAGGTTCACCTTTAATGTTAGATATTCATTGCTTGGCAGTTGGCTCCCATGCTAATTAGCTGTTTAGGCTCTTAGGTACTCCTCAAGGGTCTAGACAACATCATTGATCTCTCAGTTAAGCTTGTTCAAACACGGAGGCACAAAGTGTATGATATGGTTTACTTGCTTCTCAAATTGATATTGCGTTTACCAGTGGCAACAGCGAGAGTTGAAAGGGTATTTTCTGCATTGGTTGTAGTGAAAACAaagtcaaggaataagctaggtGATGGTATTTTGGACGATTGTCTAGTCACATTCATTGAGCgggatattttcttccaagtgaATGAAGATGATATAATCTAGACATTCATCAAAAAGTGGCGGGTAAACAAAGCAGACAAGTAATATTTtaagtttcttttatgctatatttcgaactatttgtatttcatttgaactatttatattgtgatttgttattgtttctagcttaatctttgaatttaaGACTTATCATGTTATTTAGTGCATGTGGCTTACCGAATTAGAATATGATTTTACCAAATTGTAAATGGTTTTCTCGAAttgcataatattttttttttggcataccCTATGGTAAAATCCTAGGTCCGCCACTGTCCACTCCCTGTTTGCTGTTGATGTCATGTGCAAAGCATTGCTGAGATCACATCACAGGAGCAAGCTAGTTGCCCTTTCCTTGCTCTTGAGAGGTTCTGTCAACTTGTTGGAATGAATACCTCCAactaccccttcttcttcttttctcagATCTGATAATCTTTGTGGCTACTCTGATCACTGAGTGATTGTTTTCCTGTGGCAGGTGCATAGTTTGTGGGCTTGGTCTTGATAATTCCGGTGATCAACAAAGCCATTGAAGATGGTACGCTAATTGGTTTCTTAGTTAGTGCTAATAAACTGATTTACTATTGTCAAATCATCAAATTGCAGAAATGTTAATGTTCAAGATTTGGGAGAAGGTGACCCAATTACCATCCCCGCTCTAGTCCCAGTTACCAAACTACACTGAGCCCACCCACAACCACCCAACTCAGGCACTCCGCAGTTCGCACGGCCCAACACCCGCCTCACTCCTCTCAGCTGCCCTCCCACACGGTCTCTCCgtgcgccgctcgccgccgcactCCCCCAACcatcgccaccacctccaccccgGGGCCACCCACCTCGCCGCGCCCGTACGTCCACCTCCAACCGATTCACCAGCTCTCGAGCCACCCGACCACTCAGCCAGATGCTGCCGCTCCGCTCCCCGCCACCGCGGCTCCTGCTCAACAATGTCTCGTGCATGCGGAACGCACAGACGGTGCTCCGTGACATCAACCTCAGCGTCAACGACGGCACGGCCCTTGTCCTCACCGGCGCCAACGGCTCCGGCAAGACCACCCTGCTCCGCATGCTGGCGGGCTTCTCGCGGCCCTCAGCGGGGGAGATCCTCTGGAACGGCCATGACGTCACCTCCCCGGGCGTGTTCCAGCAGTACAAGCTGCAGCTCAACTGGATGTCGCTCAAGGACGCCGTCAAGGAGAAGCTCACGGTACTGGAGAACGTGCAGTGGTTCGAGCTCCTCGAGGGGAAGGACGGTAGCAGGGCAGGCCCAGCCATCGAGCTCATGGGGCTCGGCAGGCTCATGAACGAGAAGTCTAGGATGCTCTCCATGGGGCAGCGGAAGCGGCTGCAGCTTGCCAGGCTGCTAGCCATCGACCGCCCAATATGGCTGCTGGATGAGCCCTCCGTCGCGCTGGATGCGGAGGGCACTAGGCTGCTCGAGTACATCATCGCGGAGCACCGGAAGAAGGGTGGGATCGTGTTCGTGGCCACGCACCTGCCCATCGAGATTGAGGATTCCATGTCCCTTCGGCTTCCGCAGAGGTTCCCCCGGAGGAAGACGCTGGTTGATCTTGTCCATTGATGTCAATGTGAGCACAGGAATTTAGCTGTATGTCTCTAATTCTTCTCCGGCTATCTGTCTGAATGCTGTTGGAGCAATTTTTGAGTGATGCTGCGTTTGTGATTCTATATTCGGGAAAACATGGACAACACATTCACAATGTCGATATATGTGGAGCTGTTCTTTGTGATTATGGTTTTGATGCATTGGTCCATATGTTCTACTTGCTGGTGGAATCTTCTTTTGTTTCCTATTCATGGTGCAGTAGGTTTTACTGATGATTTGCTTATCCCATCTGAAGCTTCAAGTGGTGTAAGCCGGGAACCTTGACCAAATTTGCAGACCTTTGTACAGGACCAGGTAACTGATGTGTGGTTTAGGAACATCTGTTTTCTCACACTTTTATGCATCGATTAACATTTATTTCTGTCCTAACATCCGCGTTCAGTCTGATCCTGTTTATAATTTTACAGCTTAGAAATCTTTGTGCAGCTATTCCTATCACCGCAATATGTTCAGTACAAGTGGCTGGCTGCATTTCCAAAATGTGATGTCGTGTTTAACGGATAAATAAACAATGTTTGATCTGCATTTAATAGTTGTCCACTTGGTTTATCTCTTCTGGCAGCCTTAGTTTACATATCGTTTGTGCTCATGGGAATCCTCTGCATAAATCAGCAAGTTTACTTCTCTAGCAAGCTAATCCTAGTTTTAATTGTACAAGCAGAATTCTGAGAAATAAGTCATTTCTTCAAGTTGAggcatttctatttttttctagtGCTATGTGTAAGTCAGGATAGGCAGTACCTTGCAGATTTACCGAGAACTTACTGATTGGATATTAAACAAAGTATCAAAATCAGTCGTCCAACTGGACCTGTGCTGTAGTGAGATCCACTCTGCGTCATATGATACGCCTGATCCACTCCTTGTTTGCTGTTGATTTCATGTGCAAAGCATTGCTGAAATCACATCACAAGAGCAAGCTAGTTGCCCTTTCCTTGCTCTTGAGAGCTTCTGTCAACTTGTTGGAATGAATACCTGCAACtaccccttcttcttttttctcagaTCTGATAATCTTTGTGGCTTCTCTGATCACTGAGTGATTGTTTTCCTGTGGCAGGTGCATAGTTCGTGGGCTTGGTCTTGATAATTCAGGTGATCAACAAAACCATTGAAGATGGTACGCTAATTGGTTTCTTATTTAGTGCTAATAAACTGATTTACTAATGTCAATGAACATTCTGGCATTTAACCCTTTGCTGCTATTTTGTTATTGTATCTTGTTTCTGGAAGGGCtgattgtttttttaattttttttttgtgtaccCCCAGGTGGTTCTTGCAGCTTCCATCGTTTCAAAGTAAGGAAAAGGTATGGTGTTTCAGTTAATCAGATTCTTCGCTATTGTCGATTCCCATACAATTTTATTTTGTACCTCCTTGTTTATCTGTTATGTACTTCTGTTAATTCTAGTCACCGTGTGCTACATGGTTGCATCCTATCACATAATCATATTGCTAACTAGTTGGTTCTTTACTTATATAAGTCTATGGGTTCACATAATATGAAACGACTGTGTGTTTCAGTTTATCTAGCTTTCCCCCACGGTTGCTacttttttctttaaaagaaGTGAAGGGACTAAGCTGaaggctgttttttttttctgttttcatTCGCAGCACTTGTTTCAAGACAGTTTGTTGACATGTCTCGCATAAGAATTGAAGGATTACTCGCTGCATTCCCGAAACTGGTTGGGAGTGGGAAGCAGCACACATATGTTGGAACTGAAAATGTGCGTTATGTTTATAAACCTATTGAAGGTTTGTATCTTCTACTTATCACAAACAAGTAGAGCAATATTCTTAAAGATCTGGACACTTTGAGGCTGCTCTCCAAGCTCGTATCCTACTTTTGCATATATTAATCTTCTGATTCTTTGGAAATTACCTTATTTGTTTGATCCTATTTAATATGAATTAAAATAGAAACTTGGTTTTTTTGGGGGTGGGTGGGGGTGTTAACTTCAAGAACATAGGCTCAAGATGGCCATACTGGCCTATCTGGATTTTACAGATTTTACATATTACTGAGGGGGAAAACTTAAAATGCAACATGCACTATAGGTACTTGAAAGTATCTATGCAAAATCTTAACCAATATGAATCTCATTTCTGAGAGCTGTGTATATATTAACTTCATGCTACTATTCAGTGGTATGTTCTTTCACAGTAATATTCCTATACTACCGTCTCTTTAACCCTTGGATGAGGAAGGTGTCTGTAAAACAGCATTTGAGCTTATTTTTGCTTTGGACGAAGCCATCTCTCTTGGAAATAAGGAAAATGTAACAGTGCAACAAGTCAAACAATATTGTGAGATGGAGAGCCATGAAGAAAAGGCACACAAGCTGATGATGCAAGCCAAAATCAATGAAACGAAGGatgtcatgaagaagaaggctaATGAGCTTGACAAAATGAGGGTCTGCACTACTCTTTTCACCAGATTTAAAATACGTTGTAATTCATTTAAATCGTTATGGGTCATGTGGGTATTTTCTGTCAATCAGCCTTATTGAACTCTTTCATTTTGCATCAATTTGTCACAGCTGCATCCCTTTTGTTTTGCTCCTCTAGCAATGGCAACAGCAATGTCAGTACCAGTAGAGGCATGTCCTGATGGTTTTTCTATTGCTCCATCCTGCAACCTCAAAGGTCGACAGTACTGTGCTGGGCTCCAACATTGGTGCGCTCAAGATGGAGCTGCTGTACGCGCATTGGATGCTCGACAACGCGGAGGGCAGGGAGATCCGCAGCCCAAGGAGCTTCTGCTCATGCTACAACAGCTGGCGTACGACACTGATGACGCACTCGACGAGCTGGTGTACTTCCGCATCCAGGACTTTCTCGACGGCACCTTtgaggccgccgacgccgacatgCTAAAGTATGAAATGGCGTACCTCGGGCGCTCGACGTTAACCTCAAGCGACGAGCTCTTCACTATGTTTTTCTACTCAGGATTCACTATGTTTTTCTACTCAGGATCGCTGAGATGGATGCGCCAAGGTTGAAGGCACAAAGGCTGAGCTACTTTTTCAGCTCGAGGCTAAGAAGCTTTTAAGCACGAGGTTAAGGAGTCTACCAGCGCAAGGCTAGAGCACGAGGTTAAGGAGTCTACCAGCACAAGGCTAAAGATGCAGAGGCGTGAAAAGCATGACTGCAAGGAGACGGGAGAACCGTGAACCCCTGAAGGTATGATTAGCGTGATTGCCTGGAgacgtgagaagcgtgactcgGTAGGAGAGTTCAAGTTGTACAAGTTACTCCTAAAGATTTTTATGTACGGCATATTGTAGGAATGTAGTAGGTGAGAAAGGGTATTTATAGTATGTAAAATGACTCCGGGACACTATAAAAGGTGTCCTACCCTATTGTAAAGGGATGGATAATTTTTGGAACGAGACCACAAGTGTTTTTCCTACATTGTTGTGTTCGAGTCTCCTTGAGATTTGTTTCCTAACATCGAGACAAATAGAATTAAAGATATCATTACTGCAGAAGACTGTCATAGCAAGGACTTGACTGCTTCCAATTGTTGGTCTAGGTGGTACGGGGAAAACAACTCTCGCACAACATATTTATAACGAAGTTGAAAAAAACTTCAACCTGAGGATTTGGGTATGTGTATCTATCAATTTCAATGCGGCCAATGCGGCCAGATCACTAGAAGAGATTGCCAAGTCTATCCCTGAAGTCAATAAGGAGGACAGTAGTGCCCCAAAGGAGAAGCTTATTGAACAAAGATTAAAATTGAAATGGTTTTTGCTTGTCCTGGATGATATGTGGGATCCTGTCAATAATGGTGAATGTGATAGGCTGTTAACACCACTTAAAAAGGGGCAAACAAAGGGAAACATAGTTCTTGTCACGAGCAGGTCTCTAGCACTAGCACAAATGGTTAGAACAACAAATAATACAATAGAACTGGAAGGCTTAGGTGAACAAGAATTTTGGGAGTTATTCGAATCTTATGTGTTTGATGGTGGGGAATAAAAAACCAGGCGTTACTTGACACTGGGAAAGAGAGAGTGAAGAAACTAAAAGGCTCCCCTCTTGCGGTGAAAACTGTAGGTAGATTATGGAGGAACCACCTTGAACAAAATCATTGGAAAAGAGTCCTAGAGAGTAAAGAATGTGAATTGCTAACCGGTGACGATGACATTATGCCTGCACTGAAGCTTAGCTTTGATTTTCTACCTTCAAGATTGAGAACTTACGAACTTTGATGGTCCTTGGAAGATTGGATGAAAGATTCACTGGATTTTTTGGTGATTTGATCAGCAAGGCAAATGGTCTTCGTGTTTTTTGCTTGTCAGAAATGTGGTCTCGCTTGGAGTTTTCAAAACTTAAAAAACCTGCCCACCTAAGGTACCTGAGTTTAGGAAGCAATTATGGTAGTGAAATTCATTTACCAAGGAAACCctatagcaccggatgttccgatacCCTTTGTAGTTGACCatcggacgaagcatatttactttgaaatcaAACAGAAGGTTTTGGCCAGAAATGCTTCAGCATTGGATGAGCTGACGGCACCATCGGAGAAATTGTTGGAGCAATGACGTCAGGGGGATTCAACAACTATGTGACGTGAACAgtggcaccggatgatccgatggggcaTCGAATAAAGCGTCGGATAAATTTCTCAGGAATTTGGACGCGGGGAGTCCAatggctagttgcaccggatgttccgatgcaagccaaaaatataccatcggaacatccgatggtatattttttcactagccgttggagcaacgaaTCTTTGAGCCCTTGGgactatttatacccccactactcgcccatttggagttgctggagtgtctaGGGATGCATTaaagaccaagactcatcaagaacacatctatGCCAcgaaagtgcttaagtgatccatcaatGGCTTAGCACAatcttaggagagtgattagtgctaggataggcctagagaggagtgagtgcaaggtttGATaaccttgtgatcaggttctagagtgaaccaccgctgtacaagaggtgtgccggcaccttggagccttggtgccttgctggcaagtcttcgaccctacAACTTGGAGTGGAGCAGCGTCGACGACCTTGTGCAGGGGATGTGGAGACCCCtttccttcatggagaagctccttagtgaagatggcatcaaggtgaccgaatTACTTGGCAcgagcctttgtggcaaatCAAGGAGcaccttgggagagacttgaTGATAGGGAAGCAATATTCTTGTGTCAGTGTTttaacaacgtggactagtggtggcttagtgcctaccgataccacgggataaatccttgtgtcaagagtttgctccCACTCAAATTGGTCAAATTGCAGAAATGTTAATGTTCAAGATTTGGGAGAAGGTGACCAAATTACCATTCCCACTCTAGGCCCAGTTTCCAAACTACACTGAGCCCACCCAGTTTCCAAACTACACTGAGCCCACCCAAAACCAACAAACTCGGGCACTCCGTAGTCCACATGGCCTAACACCCACATCACTCCACTCAGTAGCCCTCCCACACAGCCTCTCCGCGTGCTGCCTGCCGCTGCACTCTCCCAACCAttgccaccgcctccaccctAGGGCCACCCACCTCACCACGCCCATCCATCCACCTCCAATCCACTCACCAGCTCTCGAGCAACCCGACCACTCAGCCAGATGCTGCCGCTCCGCTGCTCGCCGCCTCAACTCCTGCTCAACAATGTCTCGTGCTTGTGGAACGAGCAGACGGTGCTTCGGGACATGAACCTCAACATTCACGACGGCACGACCCTCATCCTCACCAGCGCCAACAGCTCGCGGAAGACAACCTTGCTCCGCATGCTGGCGGGCTTCTCACGGCCCTCGACGGGGGAGATCCTCTGGAACGACCACGACATCACCTCCCTAGGCGTGTTCCAGCAGTACAAGCTGCAACTCAACTAGATGTCACTCAAGTACACCATCTAGGAGAAGCTCACAGTGTTGGAGAACGTGCAGTGGTTCGAGCTCCTCGAGGGGAAGGACGATAGCAGGGTGGGCCCAGCCATCGAGCTCATGGAGCTCAGAAGGCTCAAGAACGAGAAGTCCAGGATGCTCTCCATGGGGTAGCAGAAGCGGCTGCAGCTCGCCAAGCTGCTTGCCATCGACTACCTGATCTAGCTGCTGGATGAGCCCTTCATCCACTAGGCTGCTCGAGTGCATCATCGCGGAGCACCGAAAGAAGGGTGGGATCGTGTTCGTGGCCACACACCTACCCATCGAGACTGACGATTCCAAGTCTGTTTGGCTTCTACAGAGGTTCCCCCGGAGGAAGACGTTGGTTGATATTGTCCAttcactagtagaaaactgactttcgatgcgcccccttttatcccagtttaaaGTAGgtccgggagaaaagggggtgcgtcacggtaggcaaaaatggaggggagatttactcccagttggtatttgcaactgggactaaaggcccccctttagtcccggttgtaacggctagttccggggtGTCGGTGGgtttacccttttgtcccggttggacgacaaaagggccacccttttgtcccggttggaggctccaaccgggagtaaactttcaactgggacaaaaggtgttcctttttgtcttggttggaggttttaaccgggataataactcatccccattatataccaagatagaggcctttcttcctcctccagcccaagccagtccaccacaaagatagagagctgagcttcacctactctccggtggtgccgaagcaagggaggtgctgcccgaatttttttccctcattttcgtgggaatttcattcagccaacacaagtgttgtgaaggtttgctacttcatcctcatgttatgctttgatttatgctttggagatggaaagtttatttgctagaatgtgatgaagtagaaaatggagaggtattttgagctagaatatgagggagattgatgtgtcatatatagtatgtattcttgcagtggtttaagaatgatgctaccttgtctagacggtttatcttatcaaattcaatatgatttttcaaatccatacttgttgaacttgcataccgtgttcatctcggcgagaatgttctccgccgagcagcaacgtatgtcaagaaggaggttcgattctacgagaaagagtggatacggacatcgtgaccgtgtctcCTTTTTCATAGAATcaaacctctttcatgacgaagtgcagtgccgcccagttgagaacatgctcgccagatgatcacggtcttcaagttcaacaagttctgcagtgctaaggtaagaatttttgtacatagatggcttctgctactggaggaattggcgatggtgggggcgatcatcgttcctcttttggcaaggggaaaatcatagttggccctcaggatAAGCCGAAGTAAATAAGCgcgttggagaaagcaatgcttctttatttgcagaaacgtcatgaagaagctgttgccgcgggtcaggaaccttcttttggtggtcgttatgctccacattcagtcccgggtgtttcacatccacttagtactaccgtttcaagcagcacaaataaaccacaggatgatgctgggtcagcggaaccttcgtcttcaccgcccaaggatgcttaaagtcctcctagataataaccagtggatggcttgttgtattgtatcatgttgtttggatctttaatttaaatatgtgtatttgtatctatatctaaacttttagcattatttgcactacaacgt encodes the following:
- the LOC140222808 gene encoding LOW QUALITY PROTEIN: putative disease resistance protein RGA3 (The sequence of the model RefSeq protein was modified relative to this genomic sequence to represent the inferred CDS: inserted 1 base in 1 codon; substituted 1 base at 1 genomic stop codon), with amino-acid sequence MATAMSVPVEACPDGFSIAPSCNLKGRQYCAGLQHWCAQDGAAVRALDARQRGGQGDPQPKELLLMLQQLAYDTDDALDELVYFRIQDFLDGTFEAADADMLKYEMAYLGRSTLTSSDELFTMFFYSGFTMFFYSGSLRWMRQGGTGKTTLAQHIYNEVEKNFNLRIWVCVSINFNAANAARSLEEIAKSIPEVNKEDSSAPKEKLIEQRLKLKWFLLVLDDMWDPVNNGECDRLLTPLKKGQTKGNIVLVTSRSLALAQMVRTTNNTIELEGLGEQEFWELFESYVFDGGEXKTRRXLDTGKERVKKLKGSPLAVKTVGRLWRNHLEQNHWKRVLESKECELLTGDDDIMPALKLSFDFLPSRLRTYEL
- the LOC117856920 gene encoding ABC transporter I family member 1, producing the protein MLPLRSPPPRLLLNNVSCMRNAQTVLRDINLSVNDGTALVLTGANGSGKTTLLRMLAGFSRPSAGEILWNGHDVTSPGVFQQYKLQLNWMSLKDAVKEKLTVLENVQWFELLEGKDGSRAGPAIELMGLGRLMNEKSRMLSMGQRKRLQLARLLAIDRPIWLLDEPSVALDAEGTRLLEYIIAEHRKKGGIVFVATHLPIEIEDSMSLRLPQRFPRRKTLVDLVH